The sequence GATAATTTTGTAATTTTTCAAAGCTTGCCTTTTGGTTTTGTATGTTAACAATCTCTCCTAAGTTTTTGTAAAATACAGGTATGCTAAAAGTTAGCATCAAACCTGCAGAATATTTGCCGGTTGTCTGCTCTTTTGTTATAAAACCTACACTAATTTGTGGTTTTGATAAAGCTTTTTGAAATTTGTATGAATTTTCTAAGGACTCTATCTTGCTGTTTATGGCTGTAATTTGTGGCAATGTTGTTAAATCTTTATCTTTTATCTGTCTTATCTGATTTATATCCCCTTCAACGTCTTTTATATCAAATCCTACAAACCCTGACAACCTTTTTACCGACTCTTCATACTTAGTTTTTGACAAATTAAGTTTTACTTCCGTAAATTTATAATCTTTTTCTCCTCTAAGTAAGTCAAGCTTTGTAGTCTCTCCGAGTTGATAAGTCTTTTTTATAAAATCTAAAATTTGTTTTGATGTCTTCATCTCTTCCTGAGCTATTTCATATAAGTATTTGTTGTACAATGCTTCGTAGAACAATGTATATAGATTTCCTGTATATGTATTTTTGAACGCTTCAAAGTTTAGTTTTTGATACTGAAGCTCCTTTTCTGCTTGGTTTGCTTGATACCTTCTTTGTCCATATAGTCTCAGCGGTTGAAGTATATGAAATTCTGAGAAATTTCCCGATGTATTATTTCCTATTAGCCTTTCAAAGCTGATGTACCCTTCCGGATTTGGCAGTGCTTTTGCTTTGATTATATCTCCTTCATAGGACATTACTTCGTAATACTTACTTTTTATAAGGTCGTTGTTAATACTTTTTTCTAATATCTCTTCAAACGTTTCTGCATCTACTAAATTAAAAGATATGAATAATGCTAATAATATTCTTTTCATAGTTTGCCTCCGAAAGTTTATAAATTGCTTATTATTTTAGGATTTTGTAGATGGTTAAAAGGAGATTTAAGTTAATATGGGTGGTTTAAAGATTTCTGAGATTAATTCATATTTGAATAAATCAGATTTTAAATCTGTTGAAAATTTAGATGTTATTTCATAGTTATAATTATGAGTATTCTCAATTTGAATGTAGGGCATGTGTAATGCTTGATGAATTTTGTTTATAAGGTCCGAGACTTGGTCTTTTTGATTACTTTGTTTTTCCTCTAAAACTAAAACTTGCACATCATGTTTTTCTATGTTTTGAATAATATAGTCATGGAAAATATTAAATAACAAGCTAAGTAGAAACAAGCTTAATAAAGTCTTTTTAAAATTCATACACACCAAGCCTCAGTTTGTACATCTTAGTATAATTTTACCATACATTAAATGAAAAAAAGATCAAGATTGTCATTCTGAAGCCGGCAAAGAATCTCTTTTTTTAAGGTTTTTTAAAAGAAGAGATCCTTCGGACGTACGTCCTCAGGATGTTAGTCAAAATTCACTTTATAACTACCCATTATCTGGAACATCATGAACAACAACATTTTTACCGGCCATTATAGCTTGTATATTGCAAGCAACTTGTACGCCGCTTCCGGCTGCAGCTGCAAACATTGTACTAACGCCGGCAATTAAACCTGCAGCATACATACCCTCTTTTATTTTATAGTCTTGGTCTACTTTTAATTGAACTTTACCCGGTCTTGGAGATTTTTTATTTTCAATAACTTCCACGCCCTCACATTCAATATTAAACTCATGAAAACCGGTAGCAAAAACTACAAAATCAGAATAAAATTCTTTACCATCTTCTGTAATTACTTTAAAGTTTTTATATTCACCCTCAACTTTAACTACTCTTCCATCTATAATTTCAACATTTCCATACACCTTAGCATGATCTTTTAATTGATTAATTACGTCT comes from Sulfurihydrogenibium sp. and encodes:
- a CDS encoding TolC family protein; protein product: MKRILLALFISFNLVDAETFEEILEKSINNDLIKSKYYEVMSYEGDIIKAKALPNPEGYISFERLIGNNTSGNFSEFHILQPLRLYGQRRYQANQAEKELQYQKLNFEAFKNTYTGNLYTLFYEALYNKYLYEIAQEEMKTSKQILDFIKKTYQLGETTKLDLLRGEKDYKFTEVKLNLSKTKYEESVKRLSGFVGFDIKDVEGDINQIRQIKDKDLTTLPQITAINSKIESLENSYKFQKALSKPQISVGFITKEQTTGKYSAGLMLTFSIPVFYKNLGEIVNIQNQKASFEKLQNYQLENIKQTTAAIKESYNILKSQLEEMDNKVLPDMKAQLSLAEKSYKLRELTLFEYLTIKSQYYELLRYRADLLMQIHKLYGEYIAIVGE
- a CDS encoding NAD(P)/FAD-dependent oxidoreductase gives rise to the protein MEKYDVIIVGGGPAGLGCALTLASAKGHFDWGENRKYLVIDNNSSDLLKAKLNNVPGVKPGSLGKDVINQLKDHAKVYGNVEIIDGRVVKVEGEYKNFKVITEDGKEFYSDFVVFATGFHEFNIECEGVEVIENKKSPRPGKVQLKVDQDYKIKEGMYAAGLIAGVSTMFAAAAGSGVQVACNIQAIMAGKNVVVHDVPDNG